From Paraburkholderia fungorum, the proteins below share one genomic window:
- a CDS encoding VTT domain-containing protein, with protein MHLMQILHVALHIDRHLGALTAQFGTTVYAMLFLVIFFEIGFLPLFFLPGDPLIFICGGLAATGALNVWLIMLTLFMATVAGSIVGYGIGRAIGERAYTANYRWLNKEALRKAHAFNEARGGLTFLLSPLLAVVRTFAPFVAGVSRMTFVRFVSFVCAGAALWIGALVTAGYLFGNMPLVHDHMSSIVLLGVVVGGGSVFVAALWRLFNQRGRRMQ; from the coding sequence ATGCATTTGATGCAAATCCTGCACGTCGCCCTGCATATCGACAGGCACCTGGGCGCACTGACCGCGCAATTCGGCACGACCGTGTACGCCATGCTGTTTCTCGTCATCTTCTTCGAAATCGGTTTTCTACCGCTGTTCTTCCTGCCCGGCGATCCGCTGATTTTCATTTGCGGCGGACTCGCGGCCACCGGTGCATTGAATGTCTGGCTCATCATGCTGACGCTATTCATGGCCACCGTTGCCGGCAGCATCGTCGGCTATGGAATCGGCCGTGCAATCGGCGAGCGGGCCTATACCGCCAACTACCGCTGGCTCAACAAAGAGGCGCTGCGCAAAGCGCACGCCTTCAACGAAGCGCGAGGCGGCCTGACCTTTCTGCTGTCGCCATTGCTCGCCGTCGTGCGCACATTCGCGCCATTCGTCGCGGGCGTTTCGCGCATGACGTTCGTGCGTTTTGTGTCATTCGTCTGCGCGGGTGCTGCGTTATGGATCGGCGCGCTCGTGACTGCGGGTTATCTGTTCGGCAACATGCCGCTGGTGCACGATCATATGAGTTCGATCGTGCTGCTCGGCGTCGTGGTCGGCGGCGGGTCGGTGTTCGTCGCGGCGCTGTGGCGTCTTTTCAATCAGCGCGGGCGTCGCATGCAGTGA
- a CDS encoding isochorismatase family protein yields the protein MALTTLDAKTALVIIDLQSGIVALPVVHPAQEIVQRSVALLDAFRRHGLPVVLVRVTAGAPGRTDNGRSTGDFPAGFADLVPELKQQPSDHVVTKRTWGAFTNTDLEAHLREQGVTQIVLAGIATSIGVESTARYASELGLNVTLVVDAMTDMNADAHTNSVTRIFPRLGETGTTQELLDLLEGTRA from the coding sequence ATGGCACTCACTACTCTCGACGCAAAAACCGCACTCGTCATCATCGACTTGCAGAGCGGTATCGTCGCGCTGCCCGTTGTTCATCCCGCGCAGGAAATCGTGCAACGCTCGGTGGCGCTGCTCGATGCGTTTCGCCGTCATGGCTTGCCGGTCGTGCTGGTTCGCGTCACCGCAGGCGCACCGGGCCGTACCGACAACGGTCGCAGCACAGGCGATTTTCCCGCCGGTTTCGCCGATCTCGTGCCGGAACTGAAGCAGCAACCGTCGGACCACGTCGTGACCAAGCGCACGTGGGGCGCCTTCACGAACACGGATCTCGAAGCGCATCTGCGTGAACAGGGCGTCACGCAAATCGTGCTCGCGGGTATCGCGACCAGCATCGGCGTCGAATCCACCGCACGTTACGCAAGCGAACTCGGCCTGAACGTCACGCTGGTCGTCGATGCGATGACCGACATGAACGCCGACGCCCATACCAACAGCGTCACGCGCATCTTCCCGCGTCTCGGCGAAACCGGCACGACGCAGGAACTGCTCGACCTGCTGGAAGGCACGCGCGCATGA
- a CDS encoding GNAT family N-acetyltransferase: MQYAPNVMFRFAALHDAQSIREIEFEAGQRFLSVDMAGIADAAPMDLEVVERKIDTGEIIVAVDFNADKALVGFVMFEPQPTRIYVQELDVLTTHAGRRIGAALIEQVAQLARERALKQLVLSTFRDVPWNAPYYRRLGFADIDFTELDAALIERRNAHIARGLDESKRVFMRRDLA; the protein is encoded by the coding sequence ATGCAATACGCACCCAATGTGATGTTTCGTTTTGCCGCACTGCACGATGCACAGTCGATTCGCGAGATCGAATTCGAAGCGGGTCAGCGATTTTTGAGCGTCGATATGGCGGGGATTGCCGATGCCGCGCCGATGGACCTGGAGGTGGTCGAGCGCAAGATCGATACAGGCGAGATCATCGTCGCCGTCGATTTCAACGCCGATAAAGCGCTGGTCGGCTTCGTCATGTTCGAACCGCAGCCTACGCGAATCTACGTGCAGGAACTCGATGTGCTGACCACGCATGCCGGACGCCGAATCGGCGCGGCATTGATCGAACAGGTTGCGCAACTGGCTCGCGAGCGGGCGTTAAAGCAACTCGTGCTGTCGACCTTCCGCGATGTGCCGTGGAATGCGCCGTATTATCGGCGGCTCGGGTTTGCCGATATCGATTTCACCGAACTCGATGCAGCACTGATCGAGCGGCGCAACGCGCATATCGCACGAGGACTCGATGAGTCGAAGCGCGTATTCATGCGCCGCGATCTCGCGTGA
- a CDS encoding MFS transporter produces MTGTFRSLRNFNYRVWASGAIVSNIGTWMQRTAQDWLVLTELTHHNATSVGIVMSLQFGPQMLLLPLTGYAADHFDRRKLLFATQAAMGSLALGLGLLTVTGLVQLWQVYVFAGLLGCVTAFDSPARQTFVSDLVGEEDLSNAVALNSTSFNAARMIGPAVAGLLIASVGTGWVFLINAISFVAVLGSLRMLRLHELHLKPRAVRSRGSFVEGFKYVWTRPDLKAALLMLFLIGTFGLNFPIFISTMSVTAFHAGASQYGLLSSTMAIGSVTGALLSARRARPRMALLLGAAAVFGVGCTVAALMPNYVLFGMALVVIGVSTQTFTTSTNSLVQLSTEPAMRGRVIAILLAIALGGTPLGAPVVGWVADRFGPRWALGVGAASGILAALVGLLYLYKYRQLRVYFEDGRLRYSIDEPRRAPSYVTVSSLQAAVLNEAEEDSSSGV; encoded by the coding sequence GTGACAGGCACGTTCCGTTCGCTGCGTAATTTCAACTATCGGGTCTGGGCCAGCGGCGCGATCGTCTCCAACATCGGTACGTGGATGCAGCGCACCGCGCAAGACTGGCTCGTACTCACGGAACTCACGCATCACAATGCGACTTCCGTGGGTATCGTCATGTCGCTGCAATTCGGGCCGCAAATGCTTTTGCTGCCTCTTACCGGCTATGCGGCCGACCACTTCGACCGTCGTAAGCTGCTGTTCGCAACTCAGGCGGCGATGGGGTCGCTGGCGCTGGGTCTCGGCCTGCTTACCGTCACCGGTCTCGTCCAGCTGTGGCAGGTGTACGTATTCGCGGGACTGCTCGGCTGTGTCACCGCATTCGATTCACCGGCGCGTCAAACTTTCGTGTCGGACCTGGTCGGCGAAGAAGATCTGTCGAACGCGGTCGCGCTGAACTCCACGTCGTTCAACGCAGCGCGGATGATCGGCCCGGCAGTCGCGGGGCTGCTGATCGCGTCAGTGGGCACAGGTTGGGTGTTTCTGATCAATGCGATCTCGTTCGTCGCCGTGCTCGGCTCGCTGCGCATGCTGCGTCTGCATGAACTGCATCTGAAGCCTCGCGCTGTACGCTCGCGCGGCAGTTTTGTCGAAGGCTTCAAATATGTGTGGACGCGCCCCGATCTGAAAGCCGCATTGCTGATGCTGTTCCTGATCGGCACATTCGGACTGAATTTCCCGATCTTTATCTCGACCATGTCGGTCACCGCGTTTCACGCGGGCGCGAGTCAATACGGGCTATTGAGTTCGACAATGGCGATCGGCTCGGTCACCGGCGCGCTGCTCTCGGCACGCAGAGCGAGGCCGCGCATGGCGCTCCTGCTGGGCGCGGCAGCTGTGTTCGGCGTGGGCTGCACAGTGGCCGCGCTGATGCCGAACTACGTGCTGTTCGGCATGGCGCTTGTCGTGATCGGCGTATCGACGCAAACCTTCACGACCTCGACCAACAGCCTCGTTCAACTCTCCACCGAACCCGCGATGCGCGGCCGCGTGATCGCGATCCTGCTGGCGATTGCACTGGGCGGCACGCCGCTCGGCGCGCCGGTCGTGGGCTGGGTCGCGGACCGTTTCGGCCCACGCTGGGCGCTGGGAGTGGGCGCCGCATCCGGCATTCTCGCGGCGCTCGTCGGCCTGCTTTATCTGTACAAGTATCGCCAGTTACGCGTGTATTTCGAGGACGGACGGTTGCGCTACAGCATCGATGAACCCCGTCGCGCGCCGTCTTATGTCACCGTCAGTTCCTTACAGGCCGCCGTTTTGAACGAAGCCGAAGAGGACTCTTCTTCAGGCGTTTAA
- a CDS encoding MarR family winged helix-turn-helix transcriptional regulator, with translation MSKNAPPVAPEILHALAEDLRVLAGKLRRRLREESHVGDFTPSQVQVLNLLEREGPATVTALARAIGMRPQSMGETLSVLKAAGLVSGAPDPNDGRQTVLSLTPAFRKKVKASRAAREDWLFRTIQTGFSAAEQQQLATGVDLLKRLIDS, from the coding sequence ATGAGCAAGAACGCTCCGCCGGTTGCGCCCGAAATATTGCATGCCCTGGCAGAAGATTTGCGTGTGCTGGCCGGCAAACTCCGCCGCCGTCTGCGCGAGGAGTCCCACGTGGGCGACTTCACGCCGTCGCAGGTGCAGGTCCTCAATTTGCTGGAACGTGAAGGTCCGGCAACGGTCACAGCACTTGCACGCGCTATCGGCATGCGTCCGCAATCCATGGGCGAGACACTTTCAGTATTGAAAGCTGCCGGACTCGTGAGTGGCGCTCCCGACCCCAATGACGGTCGGCAAACGGTTCTCTCGCTCACACCGGCGTTTCGCAAGAAGGTCAAGGCCAGCCGCGCGGCGCGCGAAGACTGGCTGTTTCGCACCATTCAAACCGGCTTTTCAGCGGCCGAGCAACAACAGCTCGCAACGGGCGTCGACTTACTCAAACGCCTCATCGACTCGTAA